One genomic window of uncultured delta proteobacterium includes the following:
- a CDS encoding Metal dependent phosphohydrolase — protein sequence MSYAQSPFQGYIEPVRLSDSAARRSLYLKNLPALPFPRNPDWAVPTREECHVLWDKYAMPDHIRAHSAMVAAFATCLAQRLAEQGAAIHVPSVLASGLLHDLGKFYTITHGGSHGQLGGAWVMNETRNPLIAQGVLHHVRWPWTVDETVDPWLLPYCIIYADKRVMHDRVVPPEERHQDLLLRYGITDDAKRRITASHNQGLEIEAALSRRLKVQLHEHTFDSGRLVKRA from the coding sequence ATGAGTTATGCACAGAGCCCTTTTCAGGGGTACATCGAGCCCGTCCGCCTCTCGGACAGCGCCGCCAGGCGTTCCCTTTACCTGAAGAACCTGCCCGCGCTTCCCTTTCCGAGAAACCCGGACTGGGCCGTGCCCACCCGCGAGGAATGCCACGTCCTCTGGGATAAATACGCCATGCCGGACCATATCCGCGCGCATTCCGCCATGGTGGCGGCATTCGCCACCTGTCTCGCCCAAAGGTTGGCGGAACAGGGCGCGGCCATCCACGTGCCCTCGGTTCTGGCATCCGGGCTGCTGCACGATCTGGGCAAGTTCTACACCATCACGCACGGCGGCAGCCACGGCCAGCTGGGCGGCGCATGGGTCATGAACGAAACGCGCAACCCGCTTATCGCGCAGGGCGTGCTGCACCACGTGCGCTGGCCTTGGACCGTTGACGAAACCGTGGACCCGTGGCTGTTGCCCTATTGCATCATCTACGCGGACAAGCGGGTCATGCATGACAGAGTGGTCCCCCCGGAAGAGCGGCACCAGGATCTTCTCCTGCGCTACGGTATCACGGACGACGCCAAACGGCGCATCACCGCCTCGCACAACCAGGGGCTGGAAATAGAGGCGGCGCTTTCCCGCCGCCTAAAGGTACAGTTACATGAACATACTTTTGATTCTGGGCGGCTGGTCAAGCGAGCGTGA
- a CDS encoding conserved exported hypothetical protein (Evidence 4 : Homologs of previously reported genes of unknown function): protein MSGARILVFFGVVWLCLSWFLPSEAVAAAPLAPDVRFDKLVVEKKARRMTAWSKGEKLREYRIALGPNSEGPKRVQGDKKTPEGVYAVDGKNPNSRFYKNLGVSYPNAQDRKNAAALGKSPGGDIKIHGLGPKFRRLGKHQWRYDWTLGCIAVTDEEIDELYRHTDVGAVIEILP from the coding sequence ATGAGCGGCGCGCGCATTCTCGTCTTTTTTGGCGTCGTTTGGCTTTGCCTCTCCTGGTTTTTACCTTCAGAAGCCGTGGCGGCGGCTCCCCTGGCCCCGGACGTCCGGTTCGACAAGCTTGTGGTGGAAAAGAAGGCCCGGCGCATGACGGCCTGGTCCAAGGGCGAGAAACTGCGGGAATACCGTATCGCCCTCGGGCCGAACAGTGAGGGCCCCAAGCGGGTGCAGGGCGACAAGAAAACGCCCGAGGGCGTGTATGCCGTGGACGGCAAAAACCCCAACAGCCGGTTTTATAAAAACCTCGGGGTTTCCTACCCCAACGCGCAGGACCGGAAAAACGCGGCCGCCCTTGGTAAAAGCCCCGGCGGTGATATCAAGATCCACGGCCTGGGGCCGAAGTTCCGCCGCCTCGGCAAGCATCAGTGGCGGTACGACTGGACACTCGGCTGCATCGCCGTAACGGACGAGGAGATAGACGAGTTGTACCGCCACACGGACGTCGGGGCGGTGATAGAAATTCTGCCGTGA
- a CDS encoding exported hypothetical protein (Evidence 5 : No homology to any previously reported sequences) has translation MKAIIAKTPCFALCFALLLGVSAPTAALAHGLVNPATAPNENLPKVKLDTTPEGPMGQVGPGDMLTTPKSREELQKEMVDRERDPAAMDKQMDKTESELGLRGKR, from the coding sequence ATGAAAGCCATAATCGCTAAAACGCCGTGTTTCGCCCTGTGTTTCGCCCTGCTTTTGGGCGTGTCCGCGCCGACGGCCGCCCTTGCCCATGGCCTCGTCAATCCCGCCACGGCTCCGAACGAGAATCTTCCGAAAGTGAAATTGGACACCACTCCGGAAGGCCCCATGGGCCAGGTCGGCCCCGGCGACATGTTGACCACCCCGAAATCGCGCGAGGAACTGCAGAAAGAGATGGTCGACCGCGAACGCGATCCCGCCGCCATGGACAAGCAGATGGACAAGACCGAAAGCGAACTGGGCCTGCGCGGCAAGCGCTGA
- a CDS encoding putative Zinc protease (Evidence 3 : Function proposed based on presence of conserved amino acid motif, structural feature or limited homology) → MDTQPTAPAWPPAFSVRISPRAKYPRLRVLPGKGLEVVLPRTMRPETAPAIVERHKEWVCKTLDKVCGAPPPEPETAVPSFVFLRGGVEQRAVVCHGENPPDPDPGADAIRLRAPRSNPAAALRELQDWVRRHAAAVLGGEAQALALRHALPYATVRFRRQRSRWGSCTTRGALSLNTCLIFLPAELARHVILHELVHTRHMDHGQGFWKTLFAMEPNALKLDKRLRTAWRFVPAWLWT, encoded by the coding sequence ATGGATACCCAGCCCACGGCCCCGGCCTGGCCCCCGGCCTTTTCCGTGCGCATCAGCCCGAGGGCGAAATACCCCAGGCTCCGCGTTCTGCCCGGCAAGGGCCTGGAAGTGGTGCTCCCCCGTACCATGCGCCCCGAGACCGCGCCCGCGATTGTGGAACGCCACAAGGAATGGGTGTGCAAAACCCTGGACAAGGTCTGCGGCGCCCCGCCGCCGGAGCCGGAAACGGCCGTCCCGTCCTTCGTCTTCCTGCGCGGCGGCGTGGAACAGCGCGCCGTGGTCTGCCATGGGGAAAACCCGCCTGACCCCGACCCTGGCGCGGACGCGATCCGGCTGCGCGCGCCGCGGTCGAACCCGGCCGCCGCGTTGCGGGAGCTTCAGGACTGGGTTCGCCGCCATGCCGCCGCCGTCCTGGGCGGCGAGGCCCAAGCTCTGGCCCTGCGCCACGCCCTGCCGTATGCCACGGTGCGGTTCCGCCGCCAGAGGAGCCGCTGGGGCAGCTGCACAACCAGGGGCGCGCTCAGCCTCAACACCTGCCTCATTTTTTTGCCCGCGGAACTTGCCCGGCACGTCATCCTGCACGAGCTGGTCCATACCCGCCACATGGACCACGGCCAGGGGTTCTGGAAAACCCTCTTTGCCATGGAGCCGAACGCCCTGAAACTGGACAAACGGTTACGGACCGCGTGGCGGTTCGTGCCGGCCTGGCTCTGGACGTGA
- the mnmA gene encoding tRNA-specific 2-thiouridylase MnmA, with amino-acid sequence MLGNDGITAVAVSGGVDSLYALVSLKERGEAVLALHGRMLPPDLAPAGYEAMLERLAKTCAALDVPLAVIDCVDAFAEAVINPFVRAYAAGTTPNPCAHCNVGIKFGLLLDTARDLGATRLATGHYVRLEQSGNTPALYAGQDASKDQSYFLSLVPLEKLRFAVAPLARKSKDEIRAALAAKGITPPAPGESQEICFVPNDDYRAFLLDRAAKLGVALPGPGPVTLPDGKRIGTHNGLWQYTEGQRKGLGIAWSEPLYVLAKDLAANALVTGGGACLHGGEIRAGNCNFLVPMAEWPETLLLRTRFRQTPRPARARFEDGVLILREETPSGPYARGQIAAVYGPDLRVLAGGVIE; translated from the coding sequence ATGCTGGGAAACGACGGCATAACAGCCGTTGCGGTAAGCGGCGGCGTGGACAGTTTGTACGCACTGGTCTCCCTGAAGGAGCGGGGCGAGGCCGTCCTTGCCCTGCACGGGCGCATGCTGCCGCCGGATCTTGCCCCGGCCGGGTACGAGGCCATGCTCGAACGGCTGGCAAAAACCTGCGCGGCCCTCGACGTGCCCCTTGCGGTCATCGACTGCGTGGACGCCTTTGCCGAGGCCGTCATCAACCCTTTTGTGCGGGCCTACGCGGCGGGCACCACCCCCAACCCCTGCGCCCACTGCAACGTGGGCATCAAGTTCGGCCTGCTCCTGGACACAGCGCGGGACCTCGGCGCAACGCGGCTTGCCACCGGCCATTACGTCCGGCTGGAGCAAAGCGGCAATACCCCGGCCCTCTATGCGGGGCAGGACGCGTCCAAGGACCAGAGCTATTTTCTTTCCCTGGTGCCGCTGGAAAAATTGCGGTTCGCCGTCGCCCCCCTGGCGCGGAAAAGCAAGGACGAAATCCGCGCCGCCCTGGCCGCGAAAGGGATAACCCCGCCCGCGCCGGGCGAGAGCCAGGAAATATGCTTCGTGCCGAACGACGATTACCGCGCCTTTCTCCTGGACCGCGCCGCGAAACTCGGCGTGGCGCTGCCCGGCCCCGGCCCGGTTACCCTGCCGGACGGGAAGCGGATCGGCACCCATAACGGGCTGTGGCAGTATACCGAAGGCCAGCGCAAAGGGCTGGGCATCGCCTGGAGCGAGCCGCTGTATGTTCTTGCCAAGGATCTCGCGGCCAACGCCCTTGTGACGGGCGGCGGGGCCTGTCTGCATGGCGGAGAGATCCGCGCCGGGAACTGCAATTTTCTGGTTCCCATGGCCGAATGGCCGGAAACCCTGCTGCTCCGCACCCGGTTTCGCCAGACGCCCCGCCCGGCGCGCGCCCGGTTTGAGGACGGCGTCCTCATCCTGCGGGAAGAGACGCCCTCCGGCCCGTATGCGCGCGGGCAGATAGCCGCTGTGTACGGGCCGGACCTGCGCGTGCTGGCCGGCGGGGTTATTGAGTAA
- a CDS encoding putative membrane protein (Evidence 3 : Function proposed based on presence of conserved amino acid motif, structural feature or limited homology), giving the protein MFFSPQRLPVSWSSVCIALLGAAYCAIQVAPVPVSVPCPGSGCQLFQDFTVHGVSLWWVGVAYFAFMVLVCLRRAYGAALAFATAALVADAVLLIVMLMTAACIACLGAGAIIAFLFFIIRRHANIKCAQEPGPSFVLIAWSGFFIAALAFAATEDIEPWRIAGPDNAERRVYFAPSCPACRDAITVFSGNAAFIPVAEKDSDNAAVYAMHKAIANGSTVVEALDAVMQAKMNDTLAEPPFPDSVIIRLKLIKNKAEVMRLGFTKLPLIMINGMPRDMRPANGTGNGRGAAASYGNGASRSSALPPELVAPLDSCGDANQEPCDPPR; this is encoded by the coding sequence ATGTTTTTTTCGCCGCAACGGTTGCCGGTTTCCTGGTCGAGCGTCTGCATTGCCCTTCTTGGCGCTGCATATTGCGCCATACAGGTAGCTCCGGTACCGGTTTCCGTTCCCTGCCCGGGGAGCGGCTGCCAGCTTTTCCAGGATTTCACCGTCCACGGCGTTTCCCTGTGGTGGGTAGGGGTCGCGTATTTCGCCTTCATGGTGCTCGTGTGCTTGCGCCGGGCGTACGGCGCGGCTCTGGCCTTCGCCACGGCGGCCCTGGTCGCCGACGCCGTGCTGCTGATCGTCATGCTGATGACCGCCGCGTGCATCGCCTGCCTCGGCGCGGGCGCCATCATCGCCTTTCTCTTTTTCATCATCCGGCGCCACGCGAACATCAAATGCGCGCAGGAACCCGGCCCCTCCTTCGTCCTGATCGCCTGGAGCGGTTTTTTCATCGCCGCCCTGGCCTTTGCCGCCACCGAGGACATAGAGCCCTGGCGGATCGCCGGGCCGGACAACGCCGAGCGCCGGGTCTATTTCGCGCCCTCCTGCCCGGCCTGCCGTGACGCCATTACGGTTTTCTCGGGCAATGCGGCCTTCATCCCCGTGGCGGAAAAGGACAGCGACAACGCGGCCGTGTACGCCATGCACAAGGCCATCGCAAACGGCAGCACCGTCGTGGAAGCCCTGGACGCCGTGATGCAGGCCAAGATGAACGATACCCTGGCCGAACCGCCGTTCCCGGATTCCGTCATCATCCGGCTGAAGCTCATCAAGAACAAGGCCGAGGTTATGCGCCTCGGCTTCACCAAGCTGCCGCTGATTATGATAAACGGCATGCCCCGCGACATGCGCCCCGCCAACGGGACAGGCAACGGCAGGGGAGCCGCCGCCTCTTACGGCAACGGCGCGTCCCGCTCGTCCGCCCTGCCGCCGGAACTCGTCGCGCCGCTCGACTCCTGCGGCGACGCAAACCAGGAACCCTGCGACCCGCCCCGGTAA
- a CDS encoding Thioesterase superfamily protein: protein MDIRTHKGIAAELCGTPTELSPGGSVVVMTATPAMASDDKGLVHGGFVFGMADYAAMLAVNDPLVVLGASETKFVKPVAVGDTITAVAAVKEEAGKKRIVDVTVSRGDTVVLTGSFVCFVLDKHVLS from the coding sequence ATGGATATCCGGACTCATAAAGGCATTGCGGCGGAACTGTGCGGCACCCCCACGGAACTTTCCCCCGGCGGGAGCGTGGTCGTCATGACCGCCACCCCGGCCATGGCTTCCGACGACAAGGGCCTGGTCCACGGCGGGTTTGTGTTCGGCATGGCCGACTATGCCGCCATGCTCGCGGTGAACGATCCCCTCGTTGTGCTCGGCGCGAGCGAGACGAAGTTCGTCAAACCCGTCGCGGTCGGCGATACCATAACCGCCGTTGCCGCCGTCAAAGAGGAAGCCGGGAAAAAACGCATCGTGGACGTGACCGTTTCCCGCGGCGACACCGTCGTCCTGACCGGCAGTTTTGTCTGCTTCGTGCTGGACAAACACGTTTTGAGCTGA
- a CDS encoding Prevent-host-death family protein — MLTPLYASQAVSITDLKRNTSSVLKALTDEPVVVLNHNKPEAYILSAARYEKLLDLLEYLEDAEIMRQRAGEEGVPVNMEDFFNGKDI; from the coding sequence ATGCTCACCCCCTTATATGCATCGCAAGCCGTGAGCATCACGGATTTGAAGCGGAATACCTCCAGTGTGCTCAAAGCGCTGACCGACGAGCCTGTTGTGGTGTTGAACCATAACAAGCCGGAAGCGTACATCCTCTCGGCGGCCCGTTACGAAAAGCTTCTTGACCTGCTGGAATATCTTGAGGACGCGGAGATTATGCGGCAGCGGGCGGGTGAAGAAGGCGTACCGGTGAACATGGAAGACTTTTTCAATGGCAAAGACATATGA
- a CDS encoding putative Uncharacterized transporter VC_0195 (Evidence 3 : Function proposed based on presence of conserved amino acid motif, structural feature or limited homology): MSIRELLHLPAIKEHAGPPDFTGEGELRRGITVLLTVNIIWAMLPAYWKQVAHVPPTEVVCHRSFWGFFLVLFLLWLRGGLSEVRDIVRNRRTVLFLTGCAFSHMFGWAFFIWAVSSGRIVDAALGHYMLPVLNVFSGFILFGERPRRLQWVSIALAASGVGGMLLVFGHLPWVGLVIACNGVIFAALRKNAPVNAMPGLVLELLISAPFLWGYLAYLSLSGQAVYLTQTTTENLWLIGAGIVTIIPQMGYAFGLCRVPLTTISLLQYIPPTGNFLLGVFMFNEAFTPVKAFGFIFIWAGLIVFTLEGILFRKTARPVPHVTLPPHAGGIDGKSGKE, from the coding sequence ATGAGCATACGCGAGCTCCTGCACCTCCCGGCCATAAAAGAGCACGCCGGACCGCCGGACTTTACCGGTGAAGGCGAACTGCGGCGCGGCATCACCGTTCTGCTCACCGTCAACATCATCTGGGCGATGCTCCCGGCCTACTGGAAGCAGGTCGCCCACGTGCCCCCGACGGAAGTCGTCTGCCACCGGTCGTTCTGGGGGTTTTTCCTGGTCCTTTTCCTGCTCTGGCTCCGGGGGGGGCTGTCCGAGGTGCGGGACATCGTCCGCAACCGCCGGACCGTGCTGTTCCTTACCGGGTGCGCCTTTTCCCACATGTTCGGCTGGGCTTTTTTCATCTGGGCCGTGTCCTCGGGCCGCATTGTCGACGCGGCGCTGGGGCACTACATGCTGCCGGTGCTCAACGTGTTTTCCGGCTTCATCCTGTTCGGGGAGCGCCCCCGCCGGTTGCAATGGGTTTCCATCGCGCTCGCGGCTTCCGGGGTCGGCGGCATGCTGCTCGTGTTCGGCCATCTGCCCTGGGTGGGCCTGGTCATTGCCTGCAACGGCGTGATCTTCGCGGCCCTGCGCAAAAACGCGCCGGTAAACGCCATGCCGGGCCTCGTGCTTGAGTTGCTCATCTCCGCCCCCTTCCTCTGGGGCTATCTGGCGTACCTCTCCCTCTCCGGGCAGGCGGTGTACCTCACCCAGACCACCACCGAGAACCTCTGGCTCATCGGCGCGGGGATAGTGACCATCATCCCGCAGATGGGCTACGCCTTCGGGCTCTGCCGCGTGCCGCTGACGACCATCAGCCTGTTGCAGTATATCCCGCCGACGGGCAACTTCCTGCTCGGCGTGTTCATGTTCAACGAGGCCTTCACACCGGTCAAGGCTTTCGGCTTCATCTTCATCTGGGCCGGGCTTATCGTCTTCACCCTGGAAGGCATCCTGTTCCGGAAAACAGCCAGGCCCGTCCCCCACGTCACCCTCCCTCCCCACGCCGGAGGGATCGACGGGAAGAGCGGAAAAGAGTGA
- a CDS encoding 3-Deoxy-D-manno-octulosonic-acid transferase family protein, translating to MKQSSGFSPGFSLMLGEYALLWRLARPFIARHKRLRDDFPLRMVPEEWQPPFPPESSPGTRPDIRTDLWIQAASGGESFLTRQLLHELNTLAGDAPRRRLRILCTSCTKQGLDVLRAAGEQAPAAWPNLEIAVRVFPLDEPKIIRRAREYASPKAVVLLETELWPGLMAACAENNTPLVTVNGRMTEKSYSGYRWFAPLWKKIAPARVLAMAEADAARFAALFGKDRVSVMPNMKFDGVPLVSPPPDPASPALKLLPPGLPVILLASVREEEEPLFPPVLAYLRKHAPEAAVVVAPRHMERVPAWRQILDTAFGSHNAMTASAMEEAGTVAAPGNAALWDRFGQLQALYARADAVFVGGSLAKLGGQNFLEAAGQGRIPVIGPHWKNFAWVGEEFFTAGLGRRVADAGELGPALVAMLRAAPDPETVRVKVAAYLAPRRGGTRMAAEAVWEFIT from the coding sequence ATGAAGCAATCCTCCGGATTTTCCCCCGGTTTCTCACTGATGCTGGGCGAGTATGCGCTGCTGTGGCGTTTGGCCCGGCCCTTTATCGCACGCCACAAGCGGCTGCGGGACGATTTTCCCCTGCGCATGGTTCCGGAGGAATGGCAGCCGCCGTTCCCGCCTGAGAGCAGCCCCGGCACCCGCCCCGATATTCGCACGGACCTCTGGATCCAGGCCGCGTCCGGCGGGGAATCCTTTCTCACGCGCCAGCTTTTGCACGAGCTGAATACCCTCGCGGGCGATGCCCCGCGACGGCGGCTGCGCATCCTGTGCACGAGCTGCACCAAACAGGGTCTGGACGTGCTGCGCGCCGCCGGGGAGCAGGCTCCGGCAGCCTGGCCCAACCTGGAAATCGCGGTCCGCGTCTTCCCGCTCGACGAGCCGAAGATCATCCGCCGGGCGCGGGAGTACGCCTCCCCCAAAGCCGTGGTGCTGCTGGAAACGGAACTCTGGCCGGGCCTCATGGCCGCCTGTGCGGAAAACAACACCCCCCTGGTCACGGTCAACGGCAGGATGACGGAAAAAAGCTATTCCGGGTACCGCTGGTTCGCGCCGCTCTGGAAAAAGATAGCGCCGGCCCGGGTCCTGGCCATGGCCGAGGCTGACGCGGCCCGCTTTGCCGCCCTGTTCGGGAAGGACCGCGTTTCCGTTATGCCCAACATGAAATTTGACGGCGTGCCGCTCGTCTCCCCACCCCCGGACCCGGCCTCCCCGGCCCTGAAGCTCCTGCCGCCGGGCTTGCCGGTGATCCTCCTGGCCTCGGTGCGGGAGGAGGAAGAGCCGCTTTTTCCCCCGGTTCTGGCCTATCTTCGCAAGCACGCGCCGGAGGCCGCCGTGGTGGTGGCGCCGCGCCACATGGAGCGTGTGCCCGCCTGGCGGCAAATTCTCGATACCGCGTTCGGTTCGCATAACGCCATGACCGCTTCGGCCATGGAAGAAGCCGGAACCGTTGCCGCGCCCGGTAACGCGGCGCTCTGGGACCGTTTCGGGCAGTTGCAGGCCCTGTACGCCCGGGCGGACGCCGTGTTCGTGGGCGGGTCCCTCGCCAAACTCGGGGGGCAGAATTTTCTGGAAGCCGCGGGCCAGGGCCGAATTCCGGTCATCGGGCCGCACTGGAAGAATTTCGCCTGGGTCGGCGAGGAATTTTTCACCGCCGGGCTCGGCAGGCGCGTGGCGGATGCCGGAGAACTCGGCCCGGCGCTCGTGGCGATGCTGCGGGCCGCGCCGGACCCCGAAACCGTCCGGGTGAAAGTGGCCGCCTATCTCGCGCCGCGCCGGGGCGGGACCCGCATGGCCGCCGAGGCGGTCTGGGAGTTCATTACATGA
- the relE gene encoding toxin of the RelE-RelB toxin-antitoxin system; Qin prophage (Evidence 2a : Function of homologous gene experimentally demonstrated in an other organism; PubMedId : 21592958, 2990907; Product type h : extrachromosomal origin): protein MNSGAQKEWNKLAPGIRVQLARVVGRCLENPRVPSAALHGMKDCYKIKLRDAGYRLVYRVEDAIVTISVIAVGRRDEGVYANAVKRQ, encoded by the coding sequence ATGAACTCAGGTGCCCAGAAGGAATGGAACAAGCTGGCCCCCGGTATTCGTGTTCAGTTAGCCAGAGTGGTAGGCAGATGCCTGGAAAACCCCCGTGTGCCTTCCGCCGCGCTCCACGGTATGAAAGATTGCTACAAGATCAAGCTGCGTGATGCCGGGTACCGGCTGGTCTACCGGGTGGAGGATGCCATTGTTACGATTTCGGTGATCGCCGTGGGCAGGCGTGACGAGGGTGTTTACGCCAATGCCGTGAAACGGCAGTAA
- a CDS encoding conserved hypothetical protein (Evidence 4 : Homologs of previously reported genes of unknown function): MDMKTFLMQEVKPAFGCTEPGAVALAAAIAAREHKYAIDAIAIRMSVNIFKNGRSVGLPGLDGLRGNVLAAAIGACGGDADKGLMVLQGVSADVVKKAEDLVSRGKVTQDIVDDVPSMWVEVTVFGEGHSAQCTLAHKHDRVEKIVVDGTVTFAAPSVSMGNPDKVYEEIRTLAMADLWNLALNIDEADSAALLEGARMNMSVAEAGMARDWGIGVGFDRPDSEKTLGARVRQAAAAASEVRMGGGDYPVMSSAGSGNHGITAIVPLVVAARELGTGDAKLARALAISHLVCAYLKAHTGRLTPICGCAVAAGAGAAAGLVLMQGGTADMAERAVNTFVASLVGMLCDGAKETCSLKVGSAAAEAWSAATLALHNGGVKFEQGLAAPTIKETGKILESLSRGVFKELDHHMAAIMLERSAC, translated from the coding sequence ATGGATATGAAAACGTTCCTCATGCAGGAAGTCAAACCGGCCTTCGGCTGCACCGAGCCGGGAGCCGTCGCTCTGGCCGCCGCCATCGCGGCCCGCGAGCACAAGTACGCCATTGACGCGATCGCCATCCGCATGTCGGTGAATATTTTTAAAAACGGCCGGTCCGTGGGGCTGCCGGGGTTGGACGGGCTGCGCGGCAACGTGCTGGCCGCCGCCATCGGCGCCTGCGGGGGGGATGCCGACAAAGGGCTCATGGTGTTGCAGGGCGTGAGCGCGGACGTCGTTAAAAAGGCCGAGGATCTGGTGAGCCGGGGCAAGGTCACGCAGGACATCGTGGACGACGTTCCTTCCATGTGGGTGGAGGTCACGGTTTTCGGCGAAGGGCACTCCGCGCAATGCACCCTGGCCCACAAACACGACCGGGTGGAAAAAATCGTTGTGGACGGAACGGTGACCTTTGCCGCGCCTTCCGTTTCCATGGGCAATCCCGACAAGGTATACGAGGAAATCCGCACGCTTGCGATGGCCGATCTCTGGAATCTCGCCCTGAATATCGACGAGGCGGACAGCGCCGCCCTGCTTGAGGGCGCACGCATGAACATGAGCGTGGCGGAGGCGGGCATGGCCAGGGATTGGGGCATCGGCGTCGGGTTCGACCGGCCGGATTCCGAAAAAACGCTCGGCGCGCGCGTGCGCCAGGCGGCGGCCGCCGCCTCGGAAGTGCGCATGGGCGGCGGGGATTACCCCGTGATGAGCAGCGCCGGGTCCGGCAACCACGGCATCACGGCCATCGTGCCGCTGGTCGTGGCGGCCAGGGAGCTGGGGACCGGCGACGCGAAACTGGCCCGGGCGCTCGCCATCAGCCATCTTGTCTGCGCGTATTTGAAAGCCCACACGGGCAGGCTCACGCCCATCTGTGGCTGCGCCGTGGCCGCCGGGGCCGGGGCCGCCGCCGGGCTTGTCCTGATGCAGGGCGGCACGGCGGATATGGCGGAGCGGGCCGTCAATACCTTTGTGGCGAGCCTCGTCGGCATGCTGTGCGACGGCGCCAAGGAGACGTGCAGTTTGAAAGTGGGAAGCGCCGCCGCCGAAGCTTGGAGCGCCGCGACCCTCGCCCTGCACAACGGGGGTGTGAAGTTTGAGCAGGGGCTTGCCGCGCCGACCATCAAGGAAACCGGGAAGATTTTGGAATCCCTGTCGCGGGGCGTGTTCAAAGAGCTCGATCATCATATGGCGGCTATTATGCTGGAGCGGAGCGCATGTTGA
- the ddl gene encoding D-alanine--D-alanine ligase: MNILLILGGWSSEREVSLNTGSMIEKTLLRLGHTVSRFDPESSLDGLIAAAKKADFAFIALHGSPGEDGLIQAMLETVGCPYQGSGPAASFLALNKAASKELFRQNGLLTPDWVLLPARPGKDWRPPFSYPLFIKRNTGGSSLEMERVAAPEDLEAALDRLFAHGGEYIVEPEVVGLEVTCGVLDDPDGRPRALPPILIKPKSGSGGVFDYVAKYTPGAADEICPAPLPEDLLRRVRETALAAHCVLGLSGYSRSDFLVREDGVPVLLEANNLPGMTANSLLPKAAATEGLSFEQLIDRLITLGLADAAKTRNRRAG, encoded by the coding sequence ATGAACATACTTTTGATTCTGGGCGGCTGGTCAAGCGAGCGTGAGGTTTCCCTCAATACCGGGAGCATGATCGAAAAAACCTTGCTGCGGCTCGGCCATACCGTTTCCCGGTTCGATCCGGAGTCCAGTCTGGACGGGCTTATCGCCGCCGCCAAAAAGGCGGATTTCGCATTTATCGCCCTGCACGGTTCCCCCGGCGAGGACGGCCTTATCCAGGCCATGCTGGAAACCGTGGGCTGCCCGTACCAAGGCTCCGGCCCGGCGGCCTCCTTCCTGGCCCTCAACAAGGCGGCTTCCAAGGAACTGTTCCGGCAGAACGGCCTCTTGACCCCGGACTGGGTGCTGCTGCCCGCGCGCCCCGGAAAAGACTGGCGGCCCCCGTTCAGTTACCCCCTGTTCATCAAACGCAATACCGGCGGCTCCAGCCTGGAAATGGAACGCGTGGCCGCGCCCGAGGATCTTGAGGCCGCGCTGGACCGCCTCTTCGCCCACGGCGGCGAGTATATCGTGGAACCCGAGGTGGTCGGCCTCGAAGTCACCTGCGGCGTTCTGGACGACCCGGACGGCAGACCCCGGGCCCTGCCGCCCATTCTGATAAAACCCAAGAGCGGTTCCGGCGGCGTGTTCGACTACGTGGCAAAGTACACGCCCGGCGCCGCCGACGAAATCTGCCCGGCGCCGCTGCCGGAAGACCTGCTGCGGCGGGTCCGGGAAACGGCCTTGGCGGCGCACTGCGTTCTCGGGCTTTCCGGGTACAGCCGCTCGGATTTTCTGGTCCGCGAGGACGGCGTTCCCGTGCTGCTGGAGGCCAACAACCTGCCGGGCATGACCGCCAACAGCCTGTTGCCCAAAGCGGCGGCCACCGAAGGCCTTTCCTTTGAGCAACTTATCGATCGCCTTATCACGCTGGGCCTGGCCGATGCGGCCAAAACCCGGAACAGACGCGCGGGCTGA